A region from the Variovorax sp. RKNM96 genome encodes:
- a CDS encoding LysR family transcriptional regulator: MRPDLDSLALFLSALESGSLSKAAEEHHMVLSAASRRIRILETEFGVPLFQRTSKGVTVTGAGESLAIHARLILRDVDRMRADLSDYAQGATGRVRLQANASAMGQFLPDDVASFRRSYPEIRVDVEEHRSVWIVQAIRDRQADVGVITGDTADTTLNFIPYRMDRLVAIVHRKHPYRNREVSFAELLDFDFVGLENDSAIARTIEDAAVAARKVLRLRVKVKSFEAVCRMIEAGMGVGILPEGAAATYRKEMGLRFLNLSDAWASRRMYLCTRQETLTFPQRRLVDHLLSRYVP; the protein is encoded by the coding sequence CTGTCGGCCGCGAGCCGCCGCATCCGCATCCTCGAGACCGAGTTCGGCGTGCCGCTCTTCCAGCGCACCTCCAAGGGCGTGACGGTGACCGGCGCGGGCGAATCGCTGGCGATCCATGCACGGCTCATCCTGCGCGATGTCGACCGCATGCGCGCCGACCTCTCGGACTACGCCCAGGGCGCGACCGGCCGCGTGCGGCTGCAGGCCAACGCGTCGGCCATGGGGCAGTTCCTGCCCGACGACGTGGCGAGCTTTCGCCGCAGCTATCCGGAGATTCGCGTCGATGTGGAAGAGCACCGCAGCGTGTGGATCGTGCAGGCGATCCGCGACCGGCAGGCCGATGTCGGCGTGATCACCGGCGACACCGCGGACACCACGCTCAACTTCATTCCCTACCGCATGGACAGGCTGGTGGCCATCGTCCATCGCAAGCACCCGTACCGCAACCGCGAGGTGTCGTTCGCCGAGCTGCTCGATTTCGATTTCGTGGGCCTGGAAAACGACTCGGCCATCGCCCGCACCATCGAGGATGCGGCGGTCGCCGCGCGCAAGGTGCTTCGCCTGCGCGTGAAGGTCAAGAGCTTCGAGGCGGTGTGCCGGATGATCGAGGCCGGCATGGGCGTGGGCATCCTGCCCGAGGGCGCGGCGGCCACCTATCGCAAGGAGATGGGCCTGCGCTTTTTGAACCTGTCGGATGCGTGGGCGTCGCGCCGCATGTACCTCTGCACGCGGCAGGAGACGCTGACGTTTCCGCAGCGCCGCCTGGTCGATCACCTGCTCTCGCGCTACGTGCCGTAG